The genomic segment TAAATTCTGTAAACAGGAAACACCGACAGCCTTTTGATCTGATGGAAGGTTATAGACTTGCCTAATTGACTCATGTCTGATTCAGCAAAAGTAATATTATGAATCTATACTGAATAGAATTTCAGGGTTCCTCTCTCCCCAGAagaggatttattttatttgtaacatAATAACaatactgaactttattttttagttataATTCGGAGTTTGAGTTTGATCTTATTAGCCTTTAATGTATGATGGTTCTCCCAAAcaatgaaactgtaaaacaaaaacattctgaTAACGGATCCAATTCATTTTCCCCAGTGATTTGCTGATTAGCTTACAGTGCCTGTAATGCATTTAGAAACAtgatttcaaatatttacttgtaaaagaAATAAGACATGAATCACAATTCTCCAGTTAATGTATTCCCTTAGCAGAGGGCCATTTGGCCAAGTATTATCTCTGTGCTGCAGAATATAGACAATGTGGAGAGAAATCTCACAGTTCAcaattttcttgtttaaaatgATTGCCCCCCTGCCTGATATGAACAACCTTGCattcatagaaaaataaatttgtgaCAATTTCTACCCCATCCCTAAACTGTCACATCCAACCTCTGTCATTGAAGCATTCGACATTTCTCACATATTCTCAATTCTCACTTGTAGAAATTATGCTTTTTACATAAactggaaaagaaaatcaaaaaagcaAACCCTGTATCATCTGAAATGGTCAAATGGCAAACCATATGCTCTAGGAATAAATAAGTGTTCATACTTCACACTCTTTGTAAGGCAGTTGCTGACACTTGCACTGCCCATAGCCGTTGATGATTACGAGTGCTCCTTCTTCATGGCTGGGCTCATACTCATTATAGGGTACCTGTGTAGCTAGATCTGCCATAGGCTGTCGCTGCTGGGTCCTCATCTGTCTGCGGTTCTGTATAGCCGAACAGTGGCGTATCCGTCGCAGGGTGGGAGGGCAGCACTTCCGTGAGATATACAcaacaaaaatgatgaaaaagaatgaaaatagaAGGGCCATAGTTCCAATAATAACCCTATGAGTCATAACAGTGTTGTCCATTGCCGAGAAGTCATCCGTTACAGCTGCCTCTTCCAGTGTAGCAGTAGTTACTTCAGCAGTGCgtggtgtttgtgttgtggttgttgtgatAGTGACTGTGGTAAAGCTCCCAAAATCCTCTGTATAGTCCAGCGTTGGAGTCGGCTGCATAATTCCAAACAAGGAGCTTGTGATCTCTGCAGCTGTAGTAGCGTCTGTGGTTGTACTAATGGTCTGAACAACTGGCGCTGAAAAATTCTGGCAAAGCTGGAATCCATAAACGGCATCAAGTATCTCCTCACCTTGGGCATATTCAGGACTATGGCAGAGAATGGAATGTTCCCACCTTCCCTTAAAGGTGCTTAGCCAAGTGGCCAGAGAGCAAATCCTTCTGGTACATTCCCAAAGGTTGCTAGACAGCCCAATGGTGCCCAGAGACTGCCACATATCCATGACTTGGGGATCAAGACTGCTTAGTTTGTTGTTATCCAGCAGCAAAATCTTTAAATTTGGCAACGTTTGAAACACGTCAGGTGTCAGGACACGAATTTCATTTCCTGTGAGGTCCAGCTTCTCTAAAGTGGTCCAGGTCCACTCCATGCCACATGTTAGGTTGCTTATCTTGTTCCATTGCAGATATAGAAACTGCAGGGCAACAAGGCGAGGGAAATGGGCCAAGTTTATCTTGGTCAGCTGATTgtgctccaggtggagctcTTTAAGCTTAATGAGCCCAGCAAATCCATTCCGGGCCAGACTCCGTAGGCGGTTGCTGCTCAGGCCCAGATATTCCAGGCTGCGGCAGTCCCAGAATGCCCGAACAGGTGTGGTGCGAAGTAAATTGGAGCGAAGGTGGAGTATCTGGAGTTTCCTCAGTCCATGAAACAGTTCTGGTTCCAATGCAGTCATCTGATTGAAGGACAGGTCCAGTATCTGAAGGTTGATGAGGTGGATGAAGGTTGTGTTGGGCAACTTGGTGATACGATTGGAGCTCAGATTGAGGTCCTTCAGCTTGTAGAGCCCTTGAAAGGCATCCTCTTGTACTGTGGTAATCTGGTTGTGGTCTAGATGTAGCCAGGTGAGCTGGCTGAATCCATAGAATTGATCAGGTCTGAGCTCAGTGATGCTATTGTGGCGTAGCGACAACCCCAGGGCCCCCTTGTCCACACCATCTGGGGGTGCCTGAAGCCCCTGGGTGTCGCAGTAGAACTGTAGGTCCTCACAGCGGCATTTTTGAGGGCAGGTTGTGCACGATGCATGAGGCATCAGGCACACTAGGAGCATGCtgatcacacacagacacagagccgCTGGTGCAGGTCCCACCAATGGCCACCTTGAATGGAAACCTGGGTGGGTTCAAAGATAAGAAAATGAACTGTGGGGCGGGAAAGCTAATCTCTGCAGAGCACTTATTACTAATTCATGGTGGTGAttatgctttttgtgtgtgctctCGTTTTTTCCCCATTCATACACCAGTTTAGGTATTTTACATTGACAACTTTCACAGTGTATGTAACATGTTTTCTTTGAGCTTAGGTTTAATGGAGATATGACTTACTTCGGCATCTAATGATCAAATCATATATACATGAGCTGGACTTTGTTTCCACTCCCATGTTATTtatgtttagtttattttgttcatattttgtgcTCTGTAATTTGGCATATATActaattttctgctgattacTCAGTCATGTTTCAATTTTgccgtcccccccccccatttttgAGCACCTCAAATATGCTTGTcctatgtatgttttttttttttttttttttgttaatggaGTGTTTTTCATCCCTCAAGGTCTGCTGTAAAATACTAGTGGTATTTAAAAAGTATATATTCATAACTCGTGcgtcagtgaagaagaaaaaatgaaggacAATTGCAGTAAATAGACTAGCTCTTACTTGTATTCCCTTTTCATGTCCCAACCTTCCATATAAAGGGGCTAACTTACCCATTCTTTTGTGAACATCGGAGGCTGCATTCAACTGTCCTTTTCCGCAGACTCTTGGAGCAACCAGATGGAAGAAAAATCCAAGGGGAAAAAACCCTTTTGAGTAAGCACGAAATGAATCAGCCTCTTTGGAAATAAAGCAATTCTGAACCCAcccaaatgaaacaaaatatgaaattccatttcccaaaatgatgTTTATTCCTGTTGTTTTgctcagagtcctttaaaatCCAAGCTCAAAGAAAGGGTTGAATCTTTTCCTTCATCCCAATgaattctttaaataaatatttatatatttttttttaagttgatcAGTTGCATCCAGAGCGACTCCAGTGAACAGaccccccctccttttttcttcttcctttttttaccCTTTTGTTTCCCTTCCACCGCAATGATGTCAGCTCAAATGGTTAATTGAAGATCAAGCGTTCCTCTTTCATGGCTGTGGTCTTCCAACCCTAACTTGTTGATGGCAGCCAGAGATCCTGCTTCCGACGCCGACTCAGTCTCAGCATAGCCTCTGCAGAGCTGTGAGCAAAGCCCTTGTCTGCTAGCTGAGacgcagggagagagaaaaaaagcagagcaggGAGTCAGGGATGTTATTCTGTGCTTTTTGTTGCAGCCACTCACTGCTACAGAGTGGTGGCAGCCTGGCGTCGATCATCactactctttctctctctctttccctcccacacacacaaacactctctcactctcttgctCAGTCATTTGCTCTCTGCCTCATACACACTGCTTGTTCACCTCAGTCTTCCTGCACCTCCTTCTGGTATCCCCCCTTCCCTTCCACTGGCTCGTCACCCTCAGAATATTGATA from the Xiphias gladius isolate SHS-SW01 ecotype Sanya breed wild chromosome 23, ASM1685928v1, whole genome shotgun sequence genome contains:
- the lrrtm2 gene encoding leucine-rich repeat transmembrane neuronal protein 2 is translated as MQNNAKLADKGFAHSSAEAMLRLSRRRKQDLWLPSTSFHSRWPLVGPAPAALCLCVISMLLVCLMPHASCTTCPQKCRCEDLQFYCDTQGLQAPPDGVDKGALGLSLRHNSITELRPDQFYGFSQLTWLHLDHNQITTVQEDAFQGLYKLKDLNLSSNRITKLPNTTFIHLINLQILDLSFNQMTALEPELFHGLRKLQILHLRSNLLRTTPVRAFWDCRSLEYLGLSSNRLRSLARNGFAGLIKLKELHLEHNQLTKINLAHFPRLVALQFLYLQWNKISNLTCGMEWTWTTLEKLDLTGNEIRVLTPDVFQTLPNLKILLLDNNKLSSLDPQVMDMWQSLGTIGLSSNLWECTRRICSLATWLSTFKGRWEHSILCHSPEYAQGEEILDAVYGFQLCQNFSAPVVQTISTTTDATTAAEITSSLFGIMQPTPTLDYTEDFGSFTTVTITTTTTQTPRTAEVTTATLEEAAVTDDFSAMDNTVMTHRVIIGTMALLFSFFFIIFVVYISRKCCPPTLRRIRHCSAIQNRRQMRTQQRQPMADLATQVPYNEYEPSHEEGALVIINGYGQCKCQQLPYKECEV